In the genome of Lacipirellulaceae bacterium, the window CGGAACTCCCCGTGGTGAGAACCCCAATCAAGATCGGCGTTGCGACAACTTCGTGGCTCAAGTCGAAGAAGCGGGCTACGAGTGCGAGGTGTTCCTCGGCGAGCAGAAGTCAGGAAGTTCCAGCGATTGGGAGAAACAGCAGCAGCAAATTGCCGAGTGGCTCACGGAGTTGCCCAAGCCGGTTGGCATCATGACTTGTCACGACGATCGGGGCCATCAAGTGCTCGATGCGTGTCGTCGCGCCGAGTTACAAGTGCCCGACGAGGTAGCGGTGATCGGTGTCGATAACGATTCATTCTTCTGCAACATGTGCTCTCCGCCACTTACTTCAATCGACGTCAACCCGACACGGATTGGGTACGAAGCGGCTGCCCTGCTCGACAGTTTAATGAAAGGCGGATCTCAGCCGAAGGAACCTGTCCTGCTCGGCCCACCTCGCGGTGTGGCGGCTCGCCAGTCGACTGATATGCTTTCGGTTGAAGACCCCGAAGTCGCCAACGCGATTCGTTACATTCGCGAGAACGCAATCCGAGGCATCAAGGTGAGCGAGGTCTTGGCGAAAGCCTCCAAGTCGCCCAGTACGCTGGAACGCCGCATCAAGAAAATCCTGGGGCGAACCATCAAAGCGGAAATCACCCGTATCCGCCTCTCCCGTGCCAAGCTGCTTCTCTCAGAAACGGAACTGCCGATCTCAAAAATCGCCTATCGAACTGGCTTCTCTGAGCCAAAGTACTTCTGCGATGTGTTTCGGAAGAACGAGAACATGACGGCGACCGCTTATCGGAACAAGTTCCGCGATATTGACTAAGCCTTGTGTGACCGCAGCCTTGCTCGACACGAATAGTGATTTCTCGTGCGCAAGAAAAAGCCTGCCTTCGGAAGTCCGAAGGCAGGCGAAAACTGCAGCAATCCAACTCGACTCGAACTAGCTGCGACGACGACCAGCAATCGCTGGAAGACCCATCAGCAGTAGTACAAAGCTGGTTGGCTCAGGAGTTGAGAATGTGACCGTGATATTCGTGAAGTTAATACCATTGTCATTCGTGAGAGTCGTTGCATCGTCGGCTGCATTTGACGAGCCAAATGTGTTGGAGTTCGCGTGAAAACCAAGGAAGCCGAAGTCACCCGCGTCGGTACTGCTTGTGAAGTTCGTGTAGGTGTGAATTGTCCCACCTGGTTCTTCCAGAGTAGCCGTCAGCTTGAAACGATCACCTGTCCCCTTCGTGACAGAGAATGAGCCAACGTAGTCTGAATTTCCCACGAACACGTAACCAGCATCAGGACCGCTTGGCGAAATATTCGTGAAGTTTCCGGTTGTCCCCATCAGGCGACCAGTACCTGTCAGCGTGTTGACGTTATGCTCGCGGAAGTTTAAGTCTGCCGATGCGGCGGTGGTAGGATTAACGTCCATGTCCAGCTGGAAACCAGGCAAAGAGAGCGAATCTGAAGCGTCAGGATTGTTGGAAGCGAAGAGCCCATGTCCATAGGCAACATTGGGGGATCCGCTGCTAGCGTTCACGGCAGCGTCCAGGCAGCACTCATCTCTGCGTGTATCGTTCGGGTCAATACCTGCGTTGGCAGGATTCGTCGTAAGGCGGTCCAGGTGATCGAATAATCCGACCTTGAACGCAGTTGTCCTATTCGTTCCAACAGTTGCTGGTGTTGTGAATGAATAGGTCGCGGTGATCGTATCGCCAACATTGAGAAGAGACTGTGTCGCGAAAGTCGTATGCAAACCGCGGCCAGAAGTACCCGTGACAAGACCCATAGCACCGGTGGTTACTTCATCAGCTGAACTAGAGCTTGAAGTCCACCAGGAGCTGTCGAGCTCGCCACCAGTGCCAGTCGCAGCGAGATCGCCATCAGCCCAACTGTCGTTGATAATTACTGTAGTCGTGCCCGCCTGGAGAGAAGTCGCAAGCAGAGACATCACGATGCCCGTGCTTAGCGAAAAGATGAACCCTCTACTTTTCACAATCATTAAATCGTTCCCCGTTAATCAAAAGAAAATTGTTGAAGGAGATCCACCACGCACGGCTTGAGCAGATCGAAGATTGCCCACAGAACGTGGTCACAGATAAGCGTTAGTTCCATTAAGCCCTGCGACTACAGAAACAGCAATCCAATTTTCCGGACAATTTGTCCGTTTTTCTCGCCACTTACTCTTCTCACGCTCTCAGGTACTCAGACAAAGTCGATGTAACATTGTTCCACGCATCACGCAGCCATGTGCTTGTAATGGCGAGTTATAAGTGCCAGCGACACGAGGATGGAAGAACCCAGGAACAACTGTTAGCGACAGCCAGCCTGTCTTTTCTCAAGACGCCTGTTCCCAGACTAAATGGGTCGTCGGATAGTCGGAACAGCACCCCGAAAACCCTGTAGAAATTTCGGAACACGAATCTGTGTAATTGGATTGCTGTAACTGCAACTATCAAGCAACCTAGATGTACAGATTAAAGCTCCTCTGGAACAGACTTCTCAACTCAGAATTTTTGCGATTGGAACGGAGGGTGCCTCTCCCAAGGCAGCGAGTCTCCATCGCAGGTTTTCGAAACTATTCTTATTCGCTTCGAAAGGGTTCACTAATGAAACTTCTAGACTCCTATTGCGTTCCATTCGGACTGCTAAGGAAATCTCTCTTCGTAGCTGCGTTCGCTTCGGCTGTCACGACCGCAGCGATTTCGAATGCAGTCGTCGTTATTTACGATGGCTTCGGTGATGGAGATGTGAATAACAACGGCACCGCATTCGAGGATAATGTTTTTGTCCAGAATGCCGCGATGGATGATGTCATTGTGGGTAGCGGTGACACGATCGACACTTACGAGCCGTTCCTGGATGGCAATGGCAATCGACGAGATTCACCCCTCCTCTATCCGCTCGGCACGATGATTCAGGAGCCCACGAATACAGATTCTGAATATGATCCCTCCGACGCAGGTATCCTTTGGGTCGCCACAGGTGGCATCACGAATAATGGCTTGAACGGCGATCCCGCCGCCCGTCCGCGAATCATCAACGACACCACAGGCGCCCAACCCGAAACAGGGATCGGCTTCTTCAATTCGATCGCCGGCGCAAACCAAGTTATTCCTGCACTCAACGACGGCTACGCACTGGGTATTGAATCCAAGGGCCGCACGCGTTCAGTTACCGGTTTTTTCGAACGTGACCAAAGCTATTCGGCTGCCACAGGAGGCAACGGCAAGCAAGATACCGTTGCAGTGGGACCGAACGTCGACGATACGCTCACCGTTAGCTTTGACTTCCGCGTTTGGATGAGTGCCCCCAACTACAACGAGGGTGATACGAACAACCACACGCCCAACCGGGGTGAACTACGCTT includes:
- a CDS encoding XylR family transcriptional regulator, whose product is MSKVPHVALLVETSREYGRGLLRGIARYHQEHGPWSIYFEPHGLDLKAPVWLKNWHGDGILVRVNDRDMAKAIAETGIPAVDLRGRFPDLAMPFIGVDNRPVSELAFRHLKDCGLRHFAFCGTPRGENPNQDRRCDNFVAQVEEAGYECEVFLGEQKSGSSSDWEKQQQQIAEWLTELPKPVGIMTCHDDRGHQVLDACRRAELQVPDEVAVIGVDNDSFFCNMCSPPLTSIDVNPTRIGYEAAALLDSLMKGGSQPKEPVLLGPPRGVAARQSTDMLSVEDPEVANAIRYIRENAIRGIKVSEVLAKASKSPSTLERRIKKILGRTIKAEITRIRLSRAKLLLSETELPISKIAYRTGFSEPKYFCDVFRKNENMTATAYRNKFRDID